The Phyllopteryx taeniolatus isolate TA_2022b chromosome 4, UOR_Ptae_1.2, whole genome shotgun sequence genome includes the window TCTTGCTCAGCAGATTTGATCTTTGCTCTCAGTACACTGTCATATTTTATCCTGCATTCCAGCTCAGTGATTCCCAATTTCTGTGTGTCGTAAGACATCATTAGGTGTACcacgggaaattatccaattttactcaattggtctgaaaattccGATTTACGACAAGTGTACTTTTATTCATCTACtgatgccagtgacgtataaaACAGAACAATCAAATCCATTCCCACCTAAAGGGGAGGTTGCAATTCAATGCCCCctgcactttttttaatttcataaaacagTCATTGTGACTTAATTACACtacatgataaatatgatcagtgaaataaaaactctggccccatcttgagcatctaatttgatatacaagaaacCGCCACTAACTGCAGGGTTTATAATTAATCCACAGTTCTAAATCTACTtgttgtcattcatacaacagaataagtaaATTTGTGACCAAATTTAGACTGGATCatgattatttcagtatatatataccttttgtaacatttttgtttggtcatGTGCTGTGAAAGTACTGTTGCTAGGGTGGTACCCTCCAAGTTGCTGCTTTTGTGACACTTGCCTAACTGTGCCTTTTTGGCACAGGAAATGATGCAAACAGTTACAGTACCTTGAAGGCCTTGAATAAACCTGAGGATCATTGGTAAGGATGGTAtgttaaaaaacataaattgaCTTTATACTACTATACTCATATGTCTGACAGTGAATGTCTCCTTACATCATAATGTTGTTGAGCTGCGAGTCTGAGACAAAATCGAAGCAACCAGATCCATGGAGGTCAGTGGTGTTCATGGTTTGCGGGTACTCTGTGATCACAGCACCAGGACTAGGCTCATCATTATGACCAGGCTgtgtgcaaaaaacaaaacaaatattacttTTAAATTGGATTTATGTCCAGCTACAGCGCAACTTTTAAATCGTTTCCCAATTGGCAATCTTTCATTTTAAGGTCACAATTACAGAGTCGTAGCTTGGACGAAATGTTTGTGGTCATCTTTTCTTCAGGCTTTCTCATGAGtataattcaaaataaagatttgaaattaaataaaactaacGGGGGCACtgtagatgactggttagcacatctgcctcacagttttgaggttaagggttcaaatccaggctctggccttcctgtgtggagtttgcatggtctccccatGTCCAAGTGGGTGTTCTGTGAGTACTTTGGGGTCCTCCCACATtctcaaaacatgcatattaggtttattgaagactctaaattgcctgtaggtgtgactggttgtctatttgcgagtggctggcaaccagctcagggtgtaccctacctccaGCACATCCACGACCcgactgaggataagcggtacagagaatgggtGGCTGATTAAAACTAGTGAAatagtaaaacagtaaaactaAAATTCTCTGTCTGCAGCAGCTGTCTGTATCTCTtttcccctctctttttattaaaCATAACAAACGTCACTAAACATCTGGACAAGGCTTTGAAATGAGGGATTTCATGATTTCATTCGTACTATACGTGTGGGCTATGCGTTCTGCATGGccgcccccccacacacaattttttgtgtgtgtatttaagaAACATCGGACCAGTTGCCACGTAATGTTTGTTAGCGGTTCTATAATGTTAagtattttggttatttttgcACCAAgaaatgtaaagaattgaacAAATATTGTCATTACCTGTCTGTCTGATGCTGCAGGTCAGAGCAGACCAGCAGACTGGCACTCGGCACTGCTAGTCAGAAAAGTGGAGGAAGAATAAGgggcaaagtgtgtgtgtgtgtgtgggggggggggggtgactgtGAGCGCTGCAGGGCACAATTTTCTTTAATAAGACCTCAAACAACTGCCCGTCAGATCTCAAAACAATTTGGGGGCAGGGGGTACTGATGACAGAAagggttattattatttttttaaatattgatcaatgacaaaaaaaatggtgcacCAGCAGAAAGGGCACTTTTCTCATCCGGAGCAAAAGGGCaagtgcttgagcaccactagGGGGTCTTTATATGCATGCGCAtgaatgctcaaacagcttttgGTACAGAGACACTACATACCATGTCGTTCTTCTCGGAGTCACCAGAGGTTACATCCTCACAGAGTTTGACAAAGCCATCTCCTTGCTGGGCATTAGCAGACGATTCATTTGCTTTGTCTTCGTCACAGTCCGCACTATCACTACATGTATCATGTATTTTCTTATCAATTTTTATGGCAACACACTGCACCTCCAGGTTGCTAAAAGTTACGCTTGATGATCCACAGTCCACTTCTTGGGGATTTGGGTTTTCCAAATGATGTTCCTCTTCCATTGCAGGTGGGTCTGAATTTGTGTCTGTAGTTGGATCCTGAGCAGGAACTGGGCCCTCTCCATGGTCATGACTTTTGCCATACAAGCAACTTTGCTTGCACACAATGTCGCTCCCGTCAGAGGGAGTGGCAGGAATGTGGACTTCTGTTTCTGGCCTGTGtttgaacaaacaaaatgaaatcgtCTCAACATGTTACTTATCTGTATGTCAGTTATTACACTTTATCTTGACTTATTTATCAGAACACATTTGACTTCATTTGAAGAAGAAGGAACTATCTTATTGTCATTCATAACTTAATTTGGAATTTTGTACTCAAATTGACCTCCAAAGTGGGGTACACATACTGATAATCGGCCCTAACTTGGgcatttttcctcttttctgatcaaagtcagcaaagggcCGATTATCTCTAAACAATTACCCTGAGCGATTGACCTttggtgttgtgtgtgttaagaCCTTGGAAAATAGTGCAATACAACAATGTTAAACCTGCTCAATATTTACCATCGTAAATACATACACGTATGCATGTGGTCAACATCAGGCTTGGCTGATCCATGCACTCcgtgattgtgacgtgaaatggaAGCTCACGCTTTTGCTGGACATGGTaattgtgttgagtgtttttatAATGTATCTGTGTCTCCTGAGCCATTGACCACGATAAAAATGATAAGGAAAAGAGTTTGGAACCGCAATGTAGTTAACAGATAAGCTAACAATTAGCCTAGCTTAATCTATTTTTCCGCCTTCTACTACTATACTTACTCTTTCGTCTTCCTTTGTATTTTCCACCAATTTGGATGCcatgtggcaccatgctgcatTTGACAGGTCAGATTTGGTACTATGACAGACGTGGTATGAGGGAGGAGTCTCACATTTGTCCCTGGAactatctttatgtgtgtggtgtgctgtgtcaGTCTTCtccagtacaccacacacttGATAAGTTTTTTCCTTGTTGTGTGGGGTCTCTGTGTACCTCGCTTAACACACAGTTGTATAGTTGCAACCATCATACTTTTGAGAATGTGAGCTTAATAAGCCTCTgaacaaaaccttcattttttcACGAAAATGTTTAgctgtaaataaaataagacttCTGGACTAACCTGTCAACTGGTTTGTCATGACTGGAGTGAAATACCTCTTCCTCGCCCGGTCCTGCAATGCCAGCCACAGGGGTTGGGAGCAGTGATGGTGGTAATAGAGACGATTCAATGTCAGCTTTATTGTTGGACATCTGCCGTTCAATTTTCTCTCTACCGGTCGGTCCATTTACAGTCTTACTTATCTGTAAAAAATGACTTCGCTCTTTCTCTGTAAGACCACACATACCcatcctttttctctttttgaccgGCTCTCCTGTCATTCCTTCAGTTTTGTGTTCTGTGCTGTCACCCATGCCCTCATCGCTTGGTATACCTTGGTTGACTTTTTGGTTTCCTACTAAATCACACTGAAGGTCATTCTTTGTTCTCTGATGATCTTCCAAAGCAGTTGAACCTGACTGACGTGCTTCTTCAGCGGTCAACAAAAAGACCTGGTGTTGATCAGTGCATGTTTGAGAGAGTGCCCTGTCACATTTCTCtgtcattttttcttcttccttgctCTTGCTGTCATCCCTAACAGGAGACCTTTCGAGTTGAGGATCACTGATGGGATGGGTGACTGTTGCCTCTTGTTGCTCTTTAACAGGCTCATTGACAGTGGATTCCTCACCCTTTTTGTCAGGGATGACTTCTGGTTTGATCAGAGAGGACTGTGCTGTTGTCTGATCTTGTACAGAAATTATAACAGACACCTGCAAAGGGGACTGGGAACACAGATGCAGCTACATTATTATCATCTCCAATATCCTGAAATTAAGAGGAATTATTGTTGGCTTTAATAGAATAATGCtgtccttaaaaaaacaacacctgaTTACCTGTTGTTGAAACGTGTGGTCAACATCAGTAGAGGAAAGCTTGTCACATGGCCTTTTTCTTGTACTGAGGGAGGGAAGCTGTGGTGGATCTGAGCTGCCTTCAAATATCAAGAGTCATATGTATGAATCAAAAACAGCAATCACAGTAACATAAGCTATAGACTACTGTATTATAAACTGTTGCATAATTCAATGTTTGTACTAACATATAAAAATGAGAGTTATGGTGCATTAGCATCCTTTACCTTTGTTGTGAATCTTCACACTTGCTTCGGTCATCTTCTTTTAAATGTTACCTTTACGAATAAGTTAATTGAGTAAAAAAGATACACATAGACATATATTTACAAAACTACCAAAAGTAATGGTATCAACGTTGCATGATTTTGGTTAGCTTGAAGACAACTATCACATTCTCATACTTGCAATAATGAGTTAATTACTATCAGGTTGAAGGCTTGGATACTTACTAAACTTACCTCAAacttatatatgtgtgtgactTCATGTACCCTTTGTGTTGGTTTATTGGTGGatagcaataaaacaaaaaaataagttaaactTTACTTGAGTTCAAACAACCACCTGAAGCCAAACCTAATTTCGCCTGAGATGTTTTACGTCAGTAGTGGTCACATTGCTTTCTGCCGTAAAGCGCGATGTTTGTTGCCCATGGAGACGCAATGTAGGAAGTAACCCCACTGCTGGTCGTTCATGTTTTGACAGCGATAAGTCTGTTAACACTTAACTGTCGCTAGTTTACCATTTATTTCGGGGAAATATTCGACAGGTGTCGATATTCGCGTTGAACACACCAGCTGTCGTAAAGTGAGTGAAAGTGACACGGTAAAGAATCTCCTTTCAAAGGAAAGGCATTAGCCACACAACACTGCTATGACTTGCATTTAGCTACTCTGCCAGCTCTGTTAACCACATTTTCAAATGCTGCTTCTTAGCCAAATTGAAAATATCCATCACTCGTCTCGTCGTCGTGAGCACAATTAACTAGaagccacgtttttgtgcaggTAACAGTTTGATGAATCGAAGTCGGAACCCACCGCCCCGGGGTCAAGGGGCTGCGCGTGCGAAACAGGTAACTCCTCTCAGGTCTTGAACGACATGTGCTTTCTTGAGCACCTGTTTGACTTTCGATCTGTGTAACTGTGTTTCAGATGGGGCTGCTCCTTGACCTGACCCCGGATGCGGGGATGGATGATGACGGTAACGATGAAGATCTTGAGGCTGAGCTAAACATTTtgatgggaggaggaggaagaccaCAAAGGAATAGAAGTGAAAATAAAGGTGCATGACCACTctattgttattttttccccgAATTATACATTGAAGTTTACGTGTGTCTCATTGTACCGCGTCAAGCTCCTGTTGCAATGGCTGATATTGAACGAATGGCAGCACTTTGCATGAAAGATCTGGATGAAGAGGACATGGACGCTGATGATTTGGATAACGATGAAGATCTGCTGGTAAAACAAACACTTAGAACACTAGAAATAATATTACGTTCTATCCGTCCTTCTATATTCTATCACTCATATTGTTCATGGGCACAGATAAGCCATTGAACTGCACTGCACActaatgtttgtaaaaacatgGATTCATCTCGTTTGTACGAAGGTACAATATTTTAACTCCAACTTTACATGTTTGTTGAtaatgaaatgtttgtttgttgcattCCAAATGTCTGAATTCACTtgcaatacagtgaacccctttTATCACGACGGATACGTTCTCGAGCCTTGTGAAAATTCCTACAAACcatataaaaacttttttttttttttttaaagttgtaccCTTCCCACATCCTGAGACacagttttccaaataagaggcaaagtgtgcgtgcttcattttgtttatcagttgaagttgaagtttactgtaaaactgacacataaagcaaaatataattaaacagAAATACCAAAAGGTTTAACCAAATCATCTAATTTCAGCATAACAAAAGTCTGATAGCATAATGTGGACATATAATGCCAAAATGCCagagacgggctaacaaaaaaTTTGCATAGTTACGGCAACCATAAACTTTCAAACAAcagctactttaacacacagagcagcaacacaaacaaacagagcGTACAACAACACTCAGGCATATATtccctctgctctgtgggaacaacgaatattaaaatggaaaaacgtGGCATTACAGAGAAGCCAAATATTCCAGTTTGGCCGTATTTTGTTCAGAGCACTTGCCATGTGTTCTTATGTTACGCAGatgtccaaaatattttggTCTCCAGAGAGAACGAGAAGACATGCATGCTTGTTTAACATGAAGTTTGCCAGTGACTGAGGGAGCGAGTGGCTTTAACATGCTTGTTAACATTCTTGTACCGCCGCAAGTGATTGGCTGACATCAACTCTGGACTCCAGCAACCAATCATGATCACat containing:
- the LOC133476479 gene encoding uncharacterized protein LOC133476479 isoform X2 — translated: MTEASVKIHNKGSSDPPQLPSLSTRKRPCDKLSSTDVDHTFQQQSPLQVSVIISVQDQTTAQSSLIKPEVIPDKKGEESTVNEPVKEQQEATVTHPISDPQLERSPVRDDSKSKEEEKMTEKCDRALSQTCTDQHQVFLLTAEEARQSGSTALEDHQRTKNDLQCDLVGNQKVNQGIPSDEGMGDSTEHKTEGMTGEPVKKRKRMGMCGLTEKERSHFLQISKTVNGPTGREKIERQMSNNKADIESSLLPPSLLPTPVAGIAGPGEEEVFHSSHDKPVDRPETEVHIPATPSDGSDIVCKQSCLYGKSHDHGEGPVPAQDPTTDTNSDPPAMEEEHHLENPNPQEVDCGSSSVTFSNLEVQCVAIKIDKKIHDTCSDSADCDEDKANESSANAQQGDGFVKLCEDVTSGDSEKNDM
- the LOC133476479 gene encoding uncharacterized protein LOC133476479 isoform X1 — encoded protein: MTEASVKIHNKGSSDPPQLPSLSTRKRPCDKLSSTDVDHTFQQQSPLQVSVIISVQDQTTAQSSLIKPEVIPDKKGEESTVNEPVKEQQEATVTHPISDPQLERSPVRDDSKSKEEEKMTEKCDRALSQTCTDQHQVFLLTAEEARQSGSTALEDHQRTKNDLQCDLVGNQKVNQGIPSDEGMGDSTEHKTEGMTGEPVKKRKRMGMCGLTEKERSHFLQISKTVNGPTGREKIERQMSNNKADIESSLLPPSLLPTPVAGIAGPGEEEVFHSSHDKPVDRPETEVHIPATPSDGSDIVCKQSCLYGKSHDHGEGPVPAQDPTTDTNSDPPAMEEEHHLENPNPQEVDCGSSSVTFSNLEVQCVAIKIDKKIHDTCSDSADCDEDKANESSANAQQGDGFVKLCEDVTSGDSEKNDMPGHNDEPSPGAVITEYPQTMNTTDLHGSGCFDFVSDSQLNNIMIEDQAKKDQLVKPSRREEDASGLMCGLIKELSFLNRTVMAAHREIENMRRGSKNSRNLPR